The Erinaceus europaeus chromosome 17, mEriEur2.1, whole genome shotgun sequence nucleotide sequence tttaagaaaggattaatgaacaaaaccataaggtaggaggggtacaactccacacaattcccaccacccaatctccatagcccatcccctcccatgatagctttcccattctctatccctctgggagcatggacccagggtcattgagggttgcagaaggtagaaggtctggcttctgtaattgcttccccactgaacatgggcgttgactggtcggtccatactcccagtctgcctctctctttccctagtagggtgtgtctctggggaagctgagctccaggacacattggtggggtgtgtGGTATCTCTTGTCTATATGAActaaacaaaaagaattttgaactCATAGAAAAAGAACAGAGCATCAGTTGTCAGGGGCTGGGATGTGGAAGACACAAGAGAGGTTGGCAGAACGGGATAGACTTTGACTGTTAGTGAAATAATTCCTGAGAAATATTATAAGtgaataattcctttttttttttttaattttttatttaagaaaggattagtgaacaaaagcataaggtagaaggggtacaactccacacaattctcaacacccaatccccataacccacccactcccatggtagctttcccattctctatccctctgggagcataagtGAATAATTCCTTAGCAAGGCAACTACAGTTGACAATATTGTATTTGTTCATGAGGTTTTCTAAAAGAATAGGTCTTGTGTATTctcataagaaaagaaaaaaacaagtattTGCAGTAATAGACATAATAACATAATAACTAACTTGGTAATAGAAATtaatagaaattatatatatatatatattcagggcATCTTATATTTtgtaactactgtgctatctccctaaccccaCAATTTAAGTTCTGAATTATTTgtattgcttttattatttatttattagataaagacagagggaaatttagagagatggggcagatagagagggaaagagacagagagacacatgcagccctgcttcatcacttgtgaagctttccccctgcaagtggagaccagggtcttgaacctgagtccttgtgcactataatgtgtgctctcaaccaggcatcactgcctggctccaaatTCTGAATCattacttagagagagagagagagagagagcgagagagagaaagagaaagagagagagagagagagagagagagaggaccagagcctcATTTTGGCACAAACCAAGCCatagattgaactcagaaccttgcaCCTGTGTTTTACctattgagccacctccctggccaggaAACAACATTTTGTTGCAACTATAAAGAACCTTGATTATGACAAGGCAAGAGCATTCATGTGCAGGGTTGATGCTGCctgatctatttatttaattttattttagtgggCTGGGACTTCCACTCCTggagaacttttttcttttttctgatataagatggggggggggaatttgtctgtcagagagagagagagagaaaggtggaatTTGTCTGTCAGACCTCAAcaaagtttgagtggagaagtcaagggtcatggaaagagagaggaaaaaagaaaaatcttactaCCTAGAGCATAATAGCCCCTCTGGGCAACTTAAGCCAATTGTCAGCCATCCACATGTAAGTTCCAGGAAAAGTATTCATGTTGTTGGCAACTGAATAAAAGGTAAAGCAGATGTAGGGAACTGGACCCACCCACTTCCTGTGGATCCACCGCCAGGAGCCATGTCAAGTCGGCCAGAACCAAAGGGAAGTCACAAGTGATTTTTGAGCAGAGACAGTGCCGGGAATAGAGGTTTTGTTGACTtcttcctctccaccccccaccccagaacacaGACAGCAAGTCCTGCTGAGGTTGCAGTTTACAATTTATTCTCTTTGTCCATCCATCTGCTTCTCTGATCACAGGACCAGCTCAGCCAACCCTGCCCATTGTACAATGTTGGCTTCACAGAGGCACACAATGCCACTGGTTCCAGTCACATGGCAGGGGGATGTGATGGAGATTCTGGCTCATTTTCTGTATGATTTTGTTGCCTCTGTCTGTGTGGTTGTACACAGGGAAACCAAGTTTGTCCAGAGTCTGGATAAAGGCATAAAGGTTGTAGGAGACGAGACCCTGGCCTCGGTACTGAGGCACAGTTGCTCCCATCCGTATCTCGCCTGTCTGGTCCATCAAGGACCAGGTCACTGGGGTCCCCTCAGGACCCAGCAGGCAGAAGGTTGGAAAGGCCTGGATACAGCGCTCGATGAATCTCTGGCTCCTCTGGTTGCCGCCAAAATGCCAGAATTGATTCACCAAGGCGGCATGCGTCACATCCAGAGTTGAGAGTTTAAACATCTCTTCATTACTGTGGAGAACAGGGAAATGAAGAGCCCTTGCCGTCACACAGAACACACAACATTCTGTTTTCCTTAAAACTACGTTGTCAACTCAATGCAAAGAATAAGCAATGGATAGGTCTTACAGTCAGATTGTCTTGATTCACAGATTGTCTAGCTCTGTGATCTTGAGCTGAAAACACAATAGGTCTTTgcctccatttcttctttttaaaatgttataataCCAGCCTCCCTGCCTAAAGACAGATACAAATTTTAAGAgaatggggccaggctgtggcacacctcattaaagtgcacacattatagtgtgtgaagacccaggttcaagtccccagtccctacctgcagggagaaaagcttcatgagtggtgaagcaggactgcaaatgtcactgtgtctctttcttctttttttaaatatttatttatttattgcctatcattgcccttgttttattgttatagtgttcttgatatttttgttgttggatcagacagagagaaatggagagagaaggggaagacagagaggaggagaaaaagatagacatctgcagtcctgcatcaccacctgtgaagtgaccctcatgcaggtggtaagatgggggcttgaaccagggtccttacgccagtccttgtgctttgcaccatgtatgcttaacctgctaagctatcgcccgactccccactctgtctctttctttctctacctcctcctctcagtttctctctgtttctattcaatgataaataaataaataaaagatataaaactTTTTAAGAGAACAGTGATATGCCTTAAGCCACAGAAGATTATAATAATGACACAAAAATGAGACTGCCAGCTTGCACTTTTCCAGTTCAAAACACTATCCTAAGTGTTCAGGTCTGCTCCGTGTTAGACTGGAAGTCAATAGGGGAACATGCCTGAATTGTCTTTGTTGGAAAACTTGTGCTCAGGGATGTGAGTTCATTAAATGTGTACTTACTAAGTGTCTGTTACATGTTTTTGTTCCAACTATTGAGTCCCCTCTCATTGTAGAGTTTGACATAGTATAGAGGAAGGTCAGATCACAAACAGCTTGATAAATCAGTTAACTTTTAAGGAATCATAAATGCAATAAAAAAGCCAAAAATTGGGTTTCATGATAGAGCCTTATAGGAGCTGGGGGTAAGAGGGCACTTGGAGAATTATGTAAGACACTTGAGAGAGTAACTGGCAAGAAAAGGGCAAATAGATTAAGTCCAGAGGGGAGGCTATTCTAGGAAAAGAGCAAATACAGTGGCCTAAaggcatgtgtgagtgtgtgagatcaAGTTACAGCGGGTACAGGCAGAACTATTGAGGGAAGTAAGCAGGAGGAAGTTCAAGAGGTGGTTGGTACCAGATACTCATAGGACTATCAAGGTTCATTAAGAAATTTGAATTTATTCAAGGTGAGCTGAAAAGCATGGGTGTTTGTAATCTGTGGATTGATAGGACCCATGTTCCCCATACAAAAGGCAACtccaaggccaggtggtggtgcacctggttgagtgcacatatcaagtgcaaggacttgggtttgaatcCCTGCAGAGGatctgcttcatgagcggtgaaacaggtctgcaggtgtctatctttctctccctatatttctcacttctcaatttttctctgtctaataaaaaagtcagagaagaaagggggcggagccaagatggggaCTCAGAGACAAAGTATGGCCTGAGCTCTGCGAGGAGATTGCTTCAAAACTAGGAAGTTCAGGTGAAGGTACGAATCctggtcaccaggttccagatgctaccatgatgccaaatggacttccctggacagatgacccaccaatgtgtcctggagcatccCTACCCCAGagttctgtcccactagggaaagtgagagacagactgggagtatggatcgacctgccaatgcccatgttcagcggggaagcaattacagaagccagacctcccaccttctgcaacccataatgaccctggatccatactcccaacgaggttaaagaataggaaagctatcagggggaggggggtgggatacggagctctggtggtgggagttatcctatggtcttgtcagtatttccatgttctaaataaataaattaaaaaaaaattagaaagtaaaaagatggccaacaggagcaccgagccctagcaataaccctggtgacaattaaaaaaaaaaacagcaattcTCTAACAACATCACACTGCAGGGAGAGGGAAAGCAAGCATGAATTTCCAGAGAAAagtcaagaactttttttttttttttttttttaggagtaaAGAGAGATGACTACTTCAGAGTATCTTATTACAAACTCACATGGCTTTGGGTCTGCCAGATTTGAGAGGTAAGTTTTTCACCTGTGCTAGGGAAGGGAGCAATCTCCTTGCTGATGTAGGCATCATGTAGAGAATGGCATTTGTTTGCTTCACCTTCACCAGCTTATTCGTTACAACATTCTGTATCACCTCATCCAGTGTAGTCTGCGAACCTGAACCCGGGCAAAGTAAAGAGAGAAGTAATTTGATTGTGTACATGTGGCCTTAAGCTTCCCAATGGAACTCTGcacaattttgaaaaaaaaaaaattggttgatCTTGCTTCTGGTATTGCTCATAATTACCCCGTGACCATAGCCACAGGGTTTCCTGAGCACAAGAAAGCTACCAGGCTGTATTATAAATGTCAACTAACTACAACATTATGAAATCAAAGGAGAAACGATCTTCAAAAAGAGAGTGGTCTACTTGCCATGTGCACATATTATTGGTCAGTTatcacctttattattattttttacattgtcaatttttttattaacttaaacattttaaattatctttgtttatttactggatagagacagccagaaatcaagaggaagggggaggtagagagggaaaaaaatagagagatacctgtaacactgcttcaccactcataaagcttttcccctgcaggtatggccCAAGGGACTTGTACCCAGTTTctcatgctcaaccaggtgtgctaccacccagcccctaattt carries:
- the LOC103110316 gene encoding glycine N-phenylacetyltransferase-like isoform X1, which translates into the protein MAKVLVKMFHLQNQQVLQILEKSLRKCLPESLKVYGTVFHMNQRNPFNLKALVDRWPDFNTVLICPQEQEMTDDSDHYTNTYQIYSKDPKNCQEILDTAGVINWKQHLQIQSSQTTLDEVIQNVVTNKLVKVKQTNAILYMMPTSARRLLPSLAQVKNLPLKSGRPKAINEEMFKLSTLDVTHAALVNQFWHFGGNQRSQRFIERCIQAFPTFCLLGPEGTPVTWSLMDQTGEIRMGATVPQYRGQGLVSYNLYAFIQTLDKLGFPVYNHTDRGNKIIQKMSQNLHHIPLPCDWNQWHCVPL
- the LOC103110316 gene encoding glycine N-phenylacetyltransferase-like isoform X2, whose protein sequence is MFHLQNQQVLQILEKSLRKCLPESLKVYGTVFHMNQRNPFNLKALVDRWPDFNTVLICPQEQEMTDDSDHYTNTYQIYSKDPKNCQEILDTAGVINWKQHLQIQSSQTTLDEVIQNVVTNKLVKVKQTNAILYMMPTSARRLLPSLAQVKNLPLKSGRPKAINEEMFKLSTLDVTHAALVNQFWHFGGNQRSQRFIERCIQAFPTFCLLGPEGTPVTWSLMDQTGEIRMGATVPQYRGQGLVSYNLYAFIQTLDKLGFPVYNHTDRGNKIIQKMSQNLHHIPLPCDWNQWHCVPL